In Brucella melitensis bv. 1 str. 16M, a genomic segment contains:
- a CDS encoding penicillin-binding protein 1A, with translation MVRLIGYFFGIGTVLMLLVAGGAALYIGSLAKDLPDYEVLAKYEPPVMTRVHASDGSLMAEFARERRLYLPIQAVPNRVKAAFVSAEDKTFYEHHGLDFGGLARAVVTNLKNIGSGRRPVGASTITQQVAKNFLLSSKQTYDRKIKEAILAMRIEQAYSKDRILELYLNEIFFGLGSYGIASAALTYFDKSVGELTIAESAYLAALPKGPNNYHPFRQPERAIERRNWVIDRMAENGYITTAEAEDAKKQPLGVTPRTATHYLFASEYFTEEVRRQIIQKYGVDALYEGGLSVRTTLNPKLQLEARKSLQAALIRYDEARGWRGPLKNVELGGDWGTAFGNMEPYSDVPEWQLAVVLNVTPAGADIGLQPQFDASGSRSKERKRAFIAADDMKWAMRIVNIGGKRTSAKSPEGVLKPGDIIYVSKTGDSRYSLQQPPKLEGALVAMDPHTGRVLAMVGGFSFGESEFNRATQAYRQPGSSFKPFVYAAALDNGYTPASVVLDGPLEIDQGGSLGIWAPKNFSGKFAGPSTLRYGIEQSRNVMTVRLAQDMGMKLVVEYAERFGIYDKMLPVLSMVLGAGETTVLRMVTAYSIIANGGQSITPSMIDRIQDRYGKTVFKHDNRQCEGCNAQEWANQDEPTLIDNRDQVLDPMTAYQITSMMEGVVQRGTAQILKSLDRPLAGKTGTTNEEKDAWFVGFTPDLVVGVFMGYDTPTPLGRGNTGGGLAAPVFKSFMEQALARTPKVDFRVPEGMTVIAIDRKTGMRANPGDPNVIMEAFKPGTGPSDSYSVIGMDTFREGSPVAPQSPQATRAINSGSGGLY, from the coding sequence ATGGTAAGGCTTATCGGATATTTCTTCGGGATAGGCACCGTTTTGATGCTGTTGGTGGCAGGCGGTGCGGCGCTTTATATTGGAAGCCTTGCGAAGGATTTGCCGGATTATGAGGTGCTCGCCAAGTACGAGCCACCGGTGATGACGCGAGTTCATGCTTCCGATGGCAGCCTGATGGCCGAGTTTGCCCGTGAGCGACGCCTTTATCTGCCGATTCAGGCCGTGCCGAACCGCGTGAAGGCGGCTTTCGTTTCCGCCGAAGACAAGACCTTTTATGAGCATCATGGCCTCGATTTCGGTGGCCTTGCGCGTGCGGTGGTCACGAATCTGAAGAATATAGGTTCTGGCCGCCGTCCGGTCGGCGCCTCCACCATCACGCAACAGGTGGCGAAGAACTTCCTGCTGAGCTCCAAGCAGACCTATGATCGCAAGATCAAGGAAGCCATCCTTGCGATGCGCATTGAGCAGGCATATTCCAAGGATCGCATTCTTGAGCTTTACCTGAACGAGATTTTCTTTGGTCTCGGTTCCTATGGCATTGCCAGTGCGGCACTGACCTATTTCGACAAGTCGGTGGGCGAACTGACCATTGCGGAAAGTGCCTATCTTGCGGCCCTGCCCAAGGGGCCGAACAATTACCATCCCTTCCGCCAGCCCGAGCGCGCCATCGAGCGCCGCAACTGGGTGATCGACCGCATGGCCGAGAATGGCTATATCACGACTGCCGAAGCGGAAGACGCAAAGAAGCAGCCCCTTGGCGTCACCCCCCGCACGGCTACCCATTATCTCTTTGCTTCCGAATATTTCACCGAAGAAGTGCGCCGCCAGATCATTCAGAAATACGGTGTCGATGCGCTTTACGAAGGCGGCTTGTCGGTTCGCACGACCCTCAATCCCAAATTGCAGCTTGAAGCGCGCAAATCCTTGCAGGCGGCATTGATACGCTATGACGAGGCGCGCGGCTGGCGCGGCCCGTTGAAAAATGTCGAGCTTGGCGGCGATTGGGGTACGGCTTTCGGCAATATGGAGCCCTATTCGGATGTGCCGGAATGGCAGCTTGCCGTCGTCCTGAATGTTACGCCTGCCGGTGCTGATATCGGCCTCCAGCCGCAGTTTGACGCGTCCGGTTCACGCAGCAAGGAGCGCAAGCGCGCTTTCATCGCTGCCGACGATATGAAATGGGCAATGCGCATCGTCAATATCGGCGGAAAGCGCACCAGTGCCAAGTCGCCGGAAGGCGTGCTGAAGCCGGGCGATATTATCTATGTGTCAAAGACGGGCGATTCCCGGTATAGTCTCCAGCAGCCGCCGAAGCTTGAAGGAGCACTGGTTGCCATGGACCCCCATACGGGCCGTGTGCTGGCCATGGTTGGCGGTTTTTCCTTTGGCGAATCGGAGTTTAATCGCGCCACGCAGGCCTATCGCCAGCCGGGTTCGTCCTTCAAGCCGTTTGTCTATGCGGCTGCACTGGATAATGGCTATACGCCTGCTTCCGTGGTGCTGGACGGGCCGCTGGAAATTGACCAGGGCGGGTCGCTCGGTATCTGGGCTCCGAAAAACTTTTCGGGCAAGTTCGCCGGCCCCTCTACGCTGCGCTACGGCATCGAGCAGTCCCGTAACGTCATGACCGTGCGTCTGGCGCAGGATATGGGCATGAAGCTCGTGGTCGAATATGCCGAGCGTTTCGGTATCTACGACAAGATGTTGCCTGTTCTCTCCATGGTGCTTGGCGCGGGCGAAACCACGGTGCTTCGTATGGTGACGGCTTATTCGATTATAGCCAATGGCGGGCAGAGCATCACGCCATCGATGATCGACCGCATTCAGGACCGCTACGGCAAGACCGTGTTCAAGCATGACAACCGCCAGTGCGAAGGTTGCAATGCGCAGGAATGGGCCAATCAGGACGAGCCGACACTGATCGACAATCGCGATCAGGTTCTCGATCCCATGACGGCCTATCAGATCACGTCGATGATGGAAGGTGTCGTGCAGCGCGGAACGGCACAGATATTGAAGAGCCTGGACCGCCCGCTGGCGGGCAAGACCGGAACGACCAACGAGGAAAAGGATGCCTGGTTCGTGGGCTTCACACCTGATCTCGTGGTTGGCGTTTTCATGGGATATGATACGCCTACTCCGCTTGGCCGCGGCAATACGGGCGGTGGCCTTGCCGCGCCGGTGTTCAAGTCCTTCATGGAGCAGGCTTTGGCTCGAACGCCGAAGGTTGATTTCCGTGTGCCGGAAGGCATGACCGTCATCGCGATCGACCGCAAGACGGGCATGCGCGCCAATCCGGGCGATCCGAATGTCATTATGGAAGCTTTCAAGCCGGGCACCGGCCCGTCCGACAGCTATTCGGTCATCGGCATGGACACGTTCCGCGAAGGCTCCCCGGTTGCGCCGCAGTCCCCGCAGGCAACCCGCGCGATCAATTCCGGTTCCGGCGGACTTTACTGA
- a CDS encoding N-acetylmuramoyl-L-alanine amidase, giving the protein MDLQSHYKVGASFQAIRVLFVLLALFCLSLANVPSTFAADSPAPPLSALTFRMAGDDLRTRVVVMFDREPKLSTRLFGNPHRLVIDLPETRFGFDEKSLEARGLVSHVRYGLAGKGCSRLILTLRGAFDVENLRVLKNENASGYRLVADIVATSDRKFAEKLKEQKGKTGSTERARQQVAGSALPGNGKPRPFTVMIDPGHGGIDSGAESLSGNKEKNLTLAFGKELRDRLSHERNIKVLMTREDDTFLRLAERVRLARQHEADLFISIHADTINQHDIRGATVYTISDKASDAVARAMAERENKSDSLAGALPEEQPEVTDILLDLTRRETHTFSLSFAEKVIGELQGQVNLINNPHRFAGFQVLRAPDVPSVLIEIGYLSNPEDEKLISNPEWRKKLADRIALAVKAFAARKRPSNLSGG; this is encoded by the coding sequence ATGGATTTACAAAGCCATTATAAAGTGGGAGCCAGCTTTCAGGCCATACGGGTTTTGTTCGTGCTTCTTGCATTGTTCTGCCTGTCACTCGCTAATGTGCCTTCCACTTTTGCTGCCGATAGCCCGGCTCCGCCACTTTCGGCCCTCACATTTCGTATGGCTGGCGATGATCTGCGCACGCGCGTCGTTGTAATGTTCGATCGGGAACCGAAGCTTTCAACACGGCTGTTTGGCAATCCGCATCGTCTGGTGATCGATCTGCCGGAAACCCGTTTCGGCTTCGATGAAAAAAGCCTTGAGGCGAGGGGGCTTGTTTCGCACGTGCGTTATGGCCTGGCGGGGAAGGGGTGTTCGCGGCTGATTCTCACCTTGCGGGGGGCTTTCGATGTCGAAAACCTTCGTGTTCTCAAAAATGAGAACGCCTCCGGCTATCGCTTGGTGGCGGATATTGTCGCAACCTCTGACAGGAAGTTCGCCGAAAAGCTCAAGGAGCAGAAAGGTAAAACCGGCTCGACCGAGCGGGCCCGGCAACAGGTGGCTGGTTCAGCCCTGCCGGGGAATGGCAAGCCGCGACCCTTTACGGTGATGATCGATCCCGGCCATGGCGGCATAGACAGCGGTGCGGAAAGCCTGAGTGGAAACAAGGAAAAGAACCTGACGCTCGCCTTCGGCAAGGAGTTGCGTGACAGGCTCTCCCATGAACGGAACATCAAGGTTTTGATGACGCGCGAGGACGACACGTTCCTGCGCCTGGCTGAGCGGGTGCGTCTGGCGCGCCAGCATGAAGCAGACCTTTTTATCTCCATTCACGCCGATACCATCAACCAGCACGATATTCGCGGGGCGACCGTCTATACGATTTCCGACAAGGCGTCGGACGCTGTTGCGCGCGCCATGGCGGAGCGTGAAAACAAGTCCGACAGTCTGGCCGGCGCGCTGCCGGAAGAACAGCCCGAAGTCACCGATATCCTGCTCGACCTCACGCGGCGCGAAACGCACACCTTCTCCTTAAGCTTTGCCGAAAAGGTGATTGGCGAATTGCAGGGGCAGGTGAACCTCATTAATAATCCGCATCGCTTCGCCGGCTTTCAGGTTCTGCGGGCACCCGATGTTCCTTCCGTGCTGATTGAGATTGGCTATCTTTCCAACCCGGAGGATGAAAAACTCATCAGCAACCCGGAATGGCGTAAAAAACTGGCAGACAGGATCGCACTTGCGGTGAAGGCCTTTGCCGCGCGCAAGAGACCCTCAAATCTCAGCGGCGGATAG
- the rne gene encoding ribonuclease E: MSNKMLIDASHPEETRVIVTRGNKIEEFDFESEHKKQLKGNIYLARVTRVEPSLQAAFVEYGGNRHGFLAFSEIHPDYYQIPVADRLALLEAEAKAARAEDDEDEPRAKSDRSERNDRARRNRRRGGRRDGQNGEAQANGADKDLPAAEPVGPGFADYVAGTPAAALTQKGDIISEALDNGDDDDVENEEDMVESVGSEDALEELPTHTRTHRRQYNIQEVIKRRQILLVQVVKEERGNKGAALTTYLSLAGRYSVLMPNTARGGGISRKITNPQDRKRLKEIVKELEVPQGMGVILRTAGANRTKAEVKRDYEYLMRLWENVRTLTLQSTAPALVYEEGSLIKRSIRDIYNKDITEILVSGENGYREAKDFMRMLMPSHAKVVQPYRDHIPIFTRNGVEAQLDRMLVPQVTLKSGGYLIINQTEALVAIDVNSGRSTREHSIEDTALQTNLEAAEEVARQLRLRDLAGLIVVDFIDMEEKRNNRAVEKKMKECLKDDRARIQVGRISHFGLLEMSRQRIRASVLESTMQVCPHCGGTGHIRSDSSMALHIIRGIEDYLLRHSGFDIHVRTPAASALYVLNHKRQILADLEGRFGVEISIDADESVGNQHFVIDKGAPSTRPVTPSAVQPMVYEDDIEDPEIPVEEDETEEEARTDVQAGEERSEENDRKRRRRRRRRGGRERDGRDLSAQEEAVSEEASEEDNETDQANEAVSSASMSEEDRRKKRRRGRRGGRKNRREDDNRARRIPDPEFVGYTPVLPVKAEESIGEVVETVETVEAPVVEAAPEEKPEKPARKTRTRKKAVDEAPADEAAAPAEEVVPEKPKRRTRKAAAKPVVEAEDVAEVKETVAAETQVETIAEPKSTEPVVTSSESEDRKPKRSGWWQKKGFF, translated from the coding sequence ATGTCCAACAAAATGCTTATAGATGCCTCCCACCCGGAGGAGACCCGCGTTATCGTCACGCGCGGCAACAAGATTGAAGAATTCGATTTCGAATCGGAACATAAGAAACAGCTGAAAGGCAATATCTACCTCGCACGCGTCACCCGTGTCGAACCGTCGCTTCAGGCTGCATTCGTGGAATATGGCGGCAATCGCCATGGCTTCCTGGCATTTTCCGAAATTCATCCCGACTATTACCAGATTCCGGTCGCCGACCGCCTTGCCCTGCTTGAAGCGGAAGCCAAGGCCGCACGCGCTGAAGACGACGAGGACGAACCGCGCGCCAAAAGCGACCGCAGTGAACGCAACGACCGCGCGCGCCGCAATCGCCGTCGTGGCGGCCGCCGCGATGGCCAGAATGGCGAAGCGCAGGCAAACGGTGCTGACAAGGACCTGCCGGCGGCAGAGCCGGTCGGTCCGGGCTTTGCGGATTACGTTGCGGGAACGCCCGCCGCTGCTCTCACGCAGAAAGGCGATATAATTTCCGAAGCCCTCGACAATGGCGATGACGATGATGTCGAGAACGAAGAGGACATGGTCGAATCGGTCGGCTCGGAAGATGCTCTGGAAGAGCTTCCGACCCACACCCGCACCCATCGCCGCCAGTATAATATTCAGGAAGTCATCAAGCGCCGCCAGATTCTTCTGGTGCAGGTGGTCAAGGAAGAGCGCGGCAACAAGGGCGCTGCTCTCACCACCTATCTTTCGCTTGCCGGACGTTATTCGGTACTGATGCCCAACACCGCGCGCGGTGGCGGCATTTCGCGCAAGATCACCAATCCGCAGGACCGCAAGCGCCTGAAAGAGATCGTGAAGGAACTCGAAGTGCCGCAGGGCATGGGTGTGATCCTGCGCACGGCAGGCGCAAACCGCACCAAGGCGGAAGTCAAGCGCGACTATGAATATCTGATGCGCCTGTGGGAAAACGTGCGCACGCTGACGCTGCAATCGACAGCGCCCGCGCTCGTCTATGAAGAAGGCAGCCTCATCAAGCGCTCTATCCGTGATATTTACAACAAGGACATCACGGAAATACTCGTTTCCGGCGAGAACGGCTATCGCGAGGCCAAGGATTTCATGCGTATGCTCATGCCGAGCCATGCGAAGGTCGTCCAGCCTTACCGCGATCATATTCCGATCTTCACGCGCAACGGCGTGGAAGCGCAGCTTGACCGTATGCTTGTGCCGCAGGTGACGCTCAAATCGGGCGGCTACCTCATCATCAACCAGACGGAAGCCCTGGTTGCCATCGACGTCAATTCGGGCCGCTCGACCCGCGAACATTCGATTGAGGACACCGCGCTTCAGACCAATCTGGAAGCAGCCGAAGAAGTTGCGCGCCAGTTGCGCCTTCGCGACCTTGCGGGCCTGATCGTCGTTGACTTCATCGACATGGAAGAAAAGCGCAACAATCGCGCTGTCGAAAAGAAGATGAAGGAATGCCTGAAGGATGACCGCGCCCGCATCCAGGTGGGCCGCATCTCGCATTTCGGCCTTCTGGAAATGTCGCGCCAGCGCATCCGCGCATCGGTTCTGGAAAGCACCATGCAGGTCTGCCCGCATTGCGGCGGCACCGGACATATCCGTTCGGATTCCTCCATGGCGCTCCATATCATCCGTGGTATCGAAGACTATCTGCTGCGCCATTCGGGCTTTGATATTCATGTCCGCACCCCGGCAGCGTCCGCACTTTATGTGCTCAATCACAAGCGCCAGATTCTGGCCGATCTGGAGGGGCGCTTTGGCGTCGAGATCAGCATTGATGCCGACGAAAGTGTAGGAAACCAGCACTTTGTCATTGATAAGGGTGCGCCTTCTACCCGCCCCGTCACCCCGTCGGCAGTACAGCCGATGGTCTATGAGGACGATATCGAAGACCCTGAAATCCCGGTCGAAGAAGACGAGACCGAAGAAGAAGCAAGGACCGATGTTCAGGCTGGCGAAGAGCGCAGCGAAGAAAACGACCGCAAGCGCCGCCGTCGTCGCCGTCGTCGCGGTGGCCGCGAACGTGACGGTCGTGATCTGTCCGCGCAGGAAGAAGCCGTTTCGGAGGAAGCATCCGAAGAGGATAATGAAACCGATCAGGCCAATGAGGCCGTGTCATCCGCTTCCATGAGCGAGGAAGATCGCCGCAAGAAGCGTCGTCGCGGCCGCCGTGGCGGACGGAAGAACCGGCGTGAAGACGACAACCGTGCGCGCAGAATTCCTGATCCGGAATTCGTCGGTTACACACCTGTTCTGCCGGTAAAGGCCGAAGAAAGCATCGGCGAAGTAGTGGAAACGGTTGAAACCGTGGAAGCACCTGTCGTTGAGGCCGCGCCGGAAGAAAAGCCTGAAAAGCCCGCCCGCAAAACGCGCACGCGCAAGAAGGCTGTCGACGAAGCGCCTGCAGATGAAGCCGCAGCGCCCGCCGAGGAAGTGGTACCTGAAAAGCCGAAGCGCCGTACACGCAAAGCTGCCGCCAAGCCGGTTGTGGAAGCCGAAGACGTTGCCGAGGTGAAGGAAACGGTTGCGGCAGAAACGCAGGTGGAAACCATCGCGGAACCGAAAAGCACAGAGCCGGTCGTAACCTCCAGCGAGAGCGAAGACCGGAAGCCGAAGCGTTCGGGCTGGTGGCAGAAGAAGGGCTTTTTCTAA
- a CDS encoding M48 family metalloprotease codes for MGTTTAPFPAKTLSFLNLIRRFVAASGAIAIAVTGAFPASAQARGGGVPIIRDAEIEALVADYAAPILKVAGLGKRGVRVILVNSPSFNAFVDGRRIFVNTGAIMQAETPNEIIGVIAHESGHLAGGHQDRLREQLSRARTMAIIGMLLGVGAGVAGAAGGSGNAAGAGAGIALGSNEMAMRSLLNYQRTEEMTADRLAVNYLNATGQSTKGMLETFQRFASALSLSGTQIDQYRISHPLPRERIANLEELAKKSPYYNKTDSPAFQLRHDMARAKIAAYSGNMGALQRMFRNNPGGLAARYGSAITTYLNGSARAALPKFDALIKEQPKNPYFQEMRGEVLIKANDAAGAAKAFQKAVSLDPHKSPLLRMSYGRALMLTGTKANMPAAIREIKAGIASDPEFPDGYSYLAQAYGQQGDMARADLATADMNYYAGKLQQAQIFAIRAQKQMKPGTPDWLRAQDIINAKKSK; via the coding sequence ATGGGAACGACGACTGCACCTTTCCCTGCAAAAACGCTTTCTTTTCTTAACCTTATACGCCGTTTTGTGGCCGCTTCCGGAGCCATCGCCATTGCCGTGACAGGCGCTTTTCCTGCCTCGGCTCAAGCGCGCGGGGGCGGTGTGCCCATTATCCGCGATGCCGAAATCGAGGCGCTCGTTGCCGATTATGCCGCACCTATCCTGAAGGTCGCAGGCCTTGGCAAGCGCGGGGTGCGGGTCATTCTGGTGAACTCGCCAAGCTTCAACGCCTTTGTCGATGGCCGCCGCATTTTCGTTAATACGGGCGCCATCATGCAAGCCGAAACGCCAAATGAGATCATCGGCGTCATTGCACATGAATCGGGCCATCTCGCCGGAGGGCATCAGGACAGGCTGCGCGAACAGTTAAGCCGTGCGCGCACCATGGCGATCATCGGAATGCTTCTGGGGGTCGGGGCTGGTGTTGCGGGTGCAGCCGGCGGCAGCGGCAACGCGGCTGGTGCAGGTGCGGGCATTGCACTTGGCAGCAATGAAATGGCAATGCGCAGCCTGCTCAATTATCAGCGCACCGAAGAAATGACCGCCGACCGTCTTGCGGTCAATTATCTCAATGCCACGGGCCAATCGACCAAGGGCATGCTGGAAACATTCCAGCGTTTTGCGTCCGCGCTGTCACTTTCGGGGACGCAGATCGATCAGTACAGGATCAGCCACCCGCTTCCGCGCGAACGTATCGCCAATCTGGAAGAACTTGCGAAGAAGAGCCCCTATTACAACAAGACCGATTCCCCCGCCTTCCAGCTTCGCCACGACATGGCTCGCGCAAAGATCGCGGCCTATTCCGGCAATATGGGCGCGCTCCAGCGCATGTTCCGCAACAATCCGGGCGGATTGGCCGCGCGCTACGGCAGTGCCATCACGACCTATCTGAACGGATCGGCGCGCGCAGCCCTGCCGAAATTCGACGCCCTTATCAAAGAACAGCCGAAGAACCCCTATTTCCAGGAAATGCGGGGAGAAGTTCTGATCAAGGCCAATGATGCGGCAGGCGCAGCAAAAGCCTTCCAGAAGGCGGTTTCGCTTGATCCGCACAAATCGCCGCTTCTGCGCATGAGCTACGGTCGCGCGCTGATGCTGACAGGCACGAAGGCGAACATGCCTGCCGCCATCAGGGAGATCAAGGCGGGAATCGCCTCGGATCCTGAATTCCCGGATGGCTATAGCTATCTTGCACAAGCTTATGGCCAGCAGGGCGACATGGCCCGTGCAGACCTTGCGACAGCCGATATGAACTATTATGCGGGTAAGTTACAACAGGCCCAGATATTCGCAATCCGTGCGCAAAAACAGATGAAGCCGGGAACTCCCGACTGGCTTCGCGCGCAGGACATCATCAACGCAAAGAAGTCCAAGTAG
- a CDS encoding DsbA family protein codes for MKNAASITIASGIIGLVALGIGYCAGTARQASKPVQAATSTVAFNPKAVENIVRNYLLQNPELMLEVQTALETKQAHAAQEQVKQVLAANQSVLFDPKHDAVFGNPNGDVTVYEFFDYNCGYCKRALPDMEAILKKDPNVRYVLKEFPILGPDSMRAHVVSQAFKALMPEKYPEFHEMLLGGHGRATEESAIADAVKLGADEAKLREKMKDPAITGAFQRTYQLAQQLNITGTPSYVIGDELVPGAIGIDGLRQRIAAARDAAKK; via the coding sequence ATGAAAAATGCGGCTTCCATTACGATAGCGAGCGGTATTATCGGCTTGGTTGCGCTTGGTATCGGATATTGTGCCGGTACGGCGCGACAGGCCTCCAAGCCTGTACAGGCTGCAACCTCCACCGTTGCCTTTAACCCGAAGGCCGTCGAAAACATCGTGCGCAATTATCTGCTTCAGAACCCGGAACTGATGCTGGAAGTGCAGACCGCGCTTGAAACCAAACAGGCTCATGCGGCACAGGAACAGGTGAAGCAGGTACTGGCCGCCAATCAGAGCGTTCTTTTCGACCCCAAGCATGATGCTGTCTTTGGCAACCCGAATGGCGACGTGACGGTCTATGAATTCTTCGATTACAATTGCGGCTATTGCAAGCGCGCGCTTCCCGATATGGAAGCGATCCTGAAAAAAGATCCGAATGTTCGTTATGTCCTCAAGGAGTTCCCGATCCTGGGGCCGGATTCCATGCGTGCGCATGTGGTCTCCCAGGCTTTCAAGGCGCTGATGCCGGAGAAGTACCCGGAATTTCATGAAATGCTGCTTGGCGGGCATGGGCGCGCAACGGAGGAATCCGCGATTGCCGACGCCGTAAAGCTCGGCGCCGATGAAGCTAAGCTTCGTGAAAAAATGAAGGACCCGGCCATCACCGGCGCTTTCCAGCGGACCTACCAGCTTGCGCAACAGCTCAACATCACCGGCACTCCGTCCTATGTCATCGGCGACGAACTGGTGCCCGGCGCTATTGGTATCGATGGATTGCGGCAGAGAATCGCGGCCGCCCGGGACGCTGCAAAGAAGTAA
- the aroQ gene encoding type II 3-dehydroquinate dehydratase: MTKTVFVLNGPNLNLLGKREPGIYGVATLDDIEASCKREAGQLELQIDFRQSNHEGDLVSWIQEAGEKNAYVLINPAAYSHTSVAIHDAIRSARVTVVEVHLSNIHAREAFRHHSHVSAVTKGVICGFGAEGYLLGLRALAAIAKEEENNGQSIKGA; the protein is encoded by the coding sequence ATGACAAAAACAGTTTTCGTTCTGAACGGCCCCAATCTCAACCTTCTCGGAAAGCGAGAGCCGGGGATATACGGTGTGGCGACGCTCGATGATATCGAAGCAAGCTGCAAGCGTGAGGCCGGACAACTGGAGCTGCAAATCGATTTCCGCCAGTCGAACCATGAAGGCGATCTGGTAAGCTGGATTCAGGAAGCGGGCGAGAAAAATGCCTATGTCCTCATCAATCCTGCTGCCTACAGCCACACTTCGGTTGCGATCCACGATGCGATCCGCTCGGCCAGGGTGACTGTCGTGGAAGTGCATCTGTCGAACATTCATGCGCGTGAGGCTTTCCGGCATCACTCCCATGTGTCCGCAGTCACCAAAGGTGTTATTTGCGGCTTTGGCGCGGAAGGATACCTGCTCGGCCTGCGCGCGCTTGCGGCAATTGCCAAAGAAGAAGAAAACAACGGGCAAAGCATTAAAGGGGCCTGA
- the accB gene encoding acetyl-CoA carboxylase biotin carboxyl carrier protein, which yields MSSKNSVIDKETIRDLADILNETDLTDIEVEHGDLRIRVSRKVTVQAAATVMPAVAPAAVAAPAAATASASEPSKADLAKNAVPSPMVGTAYLAPAPGARNFIEVGTQVKEGQTLLIIEAMKTMNQIPAPRAGTVKAILVEDAQPVEFGEPLVVIE from the coding sequence ATGTCCAGCAAAAATTCTGTCATCGACAAGGAAACGATTCGCGATCTGGCGGATATCCTCAATGAAACCGACCTCACCGACATCGAGGTCGAGCATGGCGATCTGCGCATCCGCGTTTCGCGCAAGGTGACGGTTCAGGCCGCTGCCACCGTTATGCCTGCCGTCGCACCCGCTGCGGTTGCCGCACCCGCAGCAGCCACGGCTTCGGCCAGCGAACCGAGCAAGGCCGATCTGGCCAAGAATGCCGTGCCTTCGCCTATGGTCGGCACTGCCTATCTCGCCCCCGCCCCCGGCGCACGCAACTTCATCGAAGTCGGCACGCAGGTGAAGGAAGGCCAGACACTTCTCATCATCGAAGCCATGAAGACCATGAACCAGATCCCCGCCCCGCGCGCCGGTACGGTCAAGGCTATTCTGGTCGAAGATGCTCAGCCGGTCGAATTCGGCGAGCCGCTCGTCGTGATCGAATAA